The following are encoded in a window of Alosa sapidissima isolate fAloSap1 chromosome 12, fAloSap1.pri, whole genome shotgun sequence genomic DNA:
- the LOC121678151 gene encoding uncharacterized protein LOC121678151 isoform X4 encodes MPVGKSKPCRRRSVIVPYGLKTWLECLAMAVAKECPKCMRRFIAKYCQELMEYRNENPMMDIRDLVLTYQSLRENRRSLKKHYHVDGQYSQFKCFSWCTTLSSCDAHNVQAEIQRTERTDDMGQSVAIETSTASKDLISCHSEDVSKAIGLYMSQPGKENEQGPSATTSEAIPDVVVHNKAPALVPTPNLSRAPSGDLQDGNVVEKELGCQATDRLTYQQSTDISRSPSEELLSEYEQLSDGEFEIGAQHVSAIAVRYLSETMMEYEQFSEGGFGIATQKISDVSLQEITSSEERMSDESYGSPKLSPMSSSESAVRVASPLQTVEFHHLRDNKHEIDVRASAEQLDLTSSCMLYRSSYDSLSEEEESAESATILERSHSEAVLRTISLEERLNRQEERSKEETYFSGVTDETLLDDGEEDADLVVLYEAPSDECVVSSENSEISADVCGDLSPTQEGASVSVHSSFMVTKGSVVMGTTPSVRCLTLSPVSSDVKKEVCASGNNLSSIPPSAVMELPDVSGDVNIPREEDMTSQHVATEIKRHIPLRPSSESINFASSWDQARLHSSSKPRVKDLSRLSSLTRQSNRTTLNEKEGSASGFTEDHLSTMAHTESSITVLFENSDEDVDDESESLAVAESLAEYHSIPEVVIVHKAPSFEELPETDEEDLHRSESSVGRPDSLSGAQGSQSSVTSPTMSVGAENTDGTPYVVIIHKAPSEKDLPDTPFTPGVENMVGSGSALAEDVARLPLVHDKLPPKAPHQSEEKSSEAETAANPPAKTLYDEVVGDALKTSESLRSPRLGPTSSCILEAAKDSDTTTHVVIIHKASSGEGFPEVSITSNVESVGPQSSLKWVPSANESVTSSGTQSLNERDKSVSSVTTKSPRLTPQRSKGDVSRTTSSDRLSVSASGLNEDIYEVQLSVDTEKDSVGQSVKDSVGTANSAERLRDSSCISGALEISVSNSCVIFSSNDDDIAFENGSSTLHSDHYHSLTKSDTSAECCATLNERFNEMPVDDTLEMRTASLQQSSEGIQFSSISKDAEEADYSPNVVNISREKLPESGVTLGLLEKVPFAASKKTEDDTLDVHNSRIDTVFVGPSEAAEQRVAYVRTPSEDEISTDISVVIRSDSKLSPRHLSGDVSERVSSEHLQVSTSGLWSTPGMSAEDISEPTLSIQEVILDNTSGVVKCSSHIKLDREPSELTTTKESSTVTSSEKSVETSFDGTTEAKMASSQSSSERIQSNCILEAVEVAEIIPHVVIHKAPSGAELTETGSSCSLGHGSLSATDSLDVQKSVSGTSVVAPPESTEERVAYIRTPSQDEISGEVSVVIVRSPRVSPHHSIGDISKRASSEQLQVPNSGLASTPTVLVEDTTELLISHEDVSSEKTLDIAQCSSDSILEREEACEMATTRASPPPPTPSGQHIAEIVKSDERLKSPVLSPRSSWASEKLNEISVDGMLEVTLTSSQPSLECIQPPSMLKSADDSEMSPHMLIIQKEPSIVENPESDMTTGMLEVIPPAASKSSLDDLKHLAYDTLDVEKLGSDTAVVAPTEKEQTTIYKQILSQDEICAEVSVVRIRSPGLSPCHSSGDVSKRASTEQLQVSTSGLVSTPSVSAEDISEPTLSVEETSDVVKCSSHDDLERKPPELRTKEASSTVTENENSAETSFDGTTEAKMASLQSSSERIQSNCILEAVEVAEIIPHVVIIHKAPSGAELTETGSSCSLGHGSLSATDSLDVQKSVSGTSVVAPPESIEERIAYIRTPSQDEISGEVSVVIVRSPRVSPRHSIGDISKRASSEQLQVPTSGLASRVEDTTELLISHEDVSSEKTLDIAQCSSDSILEREEPCETATTRASPPPPTPSGQHIAEMVKSDKRLKSPVLSLISSCASEKSNKISVDGMLEVTLTSSQPSLESIQPPSMLKSADDSEMSPHILIIQKEPSIVENPESDMTTGVLVRIPPAASKIAQDDVKHLAYDTLDVEKSESDTAVVASPEKEQRTVYIRIPSQDEICAEVSVVSIKSPQLSPRHSSGNVSERVSTEHLQVSTSGLVSAPTVPTSAKDVSEDTFKMQANGIGSPITSSTFSEGSFHLDPSQGFSPVRSPSAILLKTKDHLKEAKISCEEMLAQDTTKILSQEKIPSPGLSPMVSEIIGVWCDNLSEEQQDETDESLEGLFLKWPRKACVSESLDLETETDINEVAIVEEVHQQSSKTDFAENLKNTIPAATTISATALIAPSTRIPSKDSVEVMPTLSREKITFPRLSPKSSYVLQRSSPDGHQSRCLSPLSSSVRGHSPERLESPRSSPVTEFLSSVEWATQTSRSSLPIIDKATQMSRTSLLLISQASQTSRTLLAGAKQESRPSFPSVDQETQISWTLPQGIDKRTQISRTPVTSSDQGSQMSSVNLHNQGTQMIIPQEVSVTETTVDSRKLTCQSSSAGNWDDGKQSAHDISPGGFKEAEETQKDKIWTLYHLGQKNDEGLLSTQVLSEPPFNGEAYIRNFGTGAVLLSERRRERLKPLSAPIRGRLVSASAFKPGQRPSSLGPSEVVIRPPHPPSRSSSTLPDYVLVVDTETVNLDNFFNAPGTNQVQTNPLAWMSSQF; translated from the exons ATGCCGGTGGGAAAGTCCAAGCCATGTCGCCGGCGCAGTGTTATTGTTCCCTACGGACTCAAAACTTGGCTGGAATGTCTCGCCATGGCTGTAGCGAAGGAATGTCCCAAATGCATGAGGCGTTTCATTGCAAAGTACTGTCAAGAGCTCATGGAGTACAGAAATG AAAACCCCATGATGGACATCAGGGATCTTGTCTTAACATACCAGAGTTTAAGAG AGAACAGAAGATCTTTAAAAAAGCATTATCATGTGGATGGACAATATTCCCAATTTAAATGTTTTAGCTGGTGCACAACACTTTCTTCCTGTGATGCCCATAACGTCCAAGCAGAGATCCAAAGAACTGAACGGACAGATGATATGGGGCAGTCTGTGGCCATCGAGACATCTACCGCATCAAAAGATTTGATCAGTTGTCATTCCGAAGATGTCTCTAAAGCTATTGGGCTGTATATGAGTCAGCCTGGCAAAGAGAATGAACAAGGGCCTTCTGCTACCACCTCTGAAGCAATCCCTGATGTTGTGGTCCACAATAAGGCACCCGCGTTGGTACCCACACCAAATCTGAGCCGAGCTCCATCAGGGGACCTTCAGGATGGCAATGTGGTTGAGAAGGAATTAGGTTGCCAAGCTACAGACAGACTAACTTACCAACAAAGCACTGATATATCTAGAAGCCCCTCAGAAGAACTcttgagtgaatatgaacagcTTTCAGATGGTGAATTTGAGATTGGTGCACAGCATGTGTCGGCGATTGCAGTCAGATATCTGTCAGAAACCATGATGGAATATGAACAGTTTTCAGAGGGTGGATTTGGGATTGCTACACAAAAGATTTCCGATGTGTCATTGCAAGAAATAACCAGTAGTGAAGAAAGAATGTCAGATGAGAGTTATGGATCTCCAAAATTATCTCCCATGTCATCCAGTGAATCAG CTGTCCGAGTGGCATCACCTCTACAGACAGTTGAGTTCCATCATCTGAGAGACAACAAACATGAGATTGATGTGAGAGCATCTGCTGAACAACTTGATTTGACTTCAAGCTGCATGCTGTACAGATCCTCATATGACTCACTgtcagaggaggaggaatcgGCTGAATCGGCTACGATTTTAGAAAGGTCTCACAGCGAAGCAGTACTGAGGACGATCAGCCTGGAAGAGAGA CTGAACAGACAAGAAGAAAGATCAAAAGAGGAAACTTATTTTTCAGGAGTAACAGATGAAACTCTACTGGATGATGGTGAAGAGGATGCTGATTTAGTTGTCCTCTATGAAGCGCCCTCAGATGAATGTGTAGTTTCATCTGAGAATTCAGAAA TTTCAGCGGATGTGTGTGGAGACCTGTCGCCAACTCAGGAAGGCGCCTCAGTTTCTGTGCATTCCAGTTTCATGGTCACAAAAGGCAGTGTTGTAATGGGAACTACACCTTCAGTGCGATGTCTCACATTGTCTCCTGTGTCATCAGATGTTAAGA AAGAAGTTTGTGCGAGTGGAAATAACTTATCCAGTATCCCACCTTCAGCAGTTATGGAACTACCTGATGTCTCTGGAGATGTCAATATTCCAAGGGAAGAGGACATGACAAGTCAACATGTTGCCACTGAGATAAAGAGACACATCCCTTTGAGACCTTCTTCAGAGAGCATTAATTTTGCCTCAAGTTGGGACCAGGCCAGACTACATTCTAGTTCTAAGCCAAGAGTGAAAGACCTTTCAAGATTATCATCTCTAACAAGACAATCAAACAGAACTACATTAAATGAGAAAGAGGGTTCAGCAAGTGGTTTCACTGAAGACCATCTGAGCACAATGGCACATACAGAGTCTTCTATCACAGTACTCTTTGAGAATTCAGACGAAGATGTTGATGATGAAAGTGAATCCTTAGCTGTTGCTGAAAGTTTAGCAGAGTATCATTCCATTCCGGAGGTGGTGATTGTCCACAAAGCTCCATCATTTGAGGAACTGCCTGAGACAGATGAGGAGGACCTTCATAGATCAGAGTCCTCTGTGGGGAGGCCTGATTCTCTCAGTGGTGCACAGGGATCCCAATCTAGTGTAACGTCTCCCACAATGTCAG TGGGTGCTGAAAATACAGATGGGACACCATATGTGGTGATCATTCACAAAGCTCCTTCTGAGAAAGACCTTCCTGATACTCCGTTTACACCAGGAGTAGAAAATATGGTTGGATCTGGATCAGCTTTAG CAGAAGATGTCGCTAGATTACCATTGGTTCATGATAAACTACCACCAAAGGCGCCACATCAGTCAGAGGAGAAATCATCTGAAGCAGAAACGGCTGCAAATCCACCAGCAAAGACATTGTATGATGAGGTTGTTGGAGATGCATTGAAAACATCAGAGAGCCTTAGATCTCCTAGATTAGGACCAACGTCATCTTGCATATTAG AAGCTGCTAAAGACTCAGACACTACTACCCATGTGGTAATCATTCATAAAGCTTCCTCTGGCGAGGGTTTTCCTGAAGTTAGCATTACATCTAATGTTGAGAGTGTTGGGCCACAGTCCTCTCTGAAGTGGGTGCCATCAGCAAATGAAAGTGTGACCTCTTCTGGAACACAGAGTTTAAATGAAAGAGATAAAAGTGTCTCATCAGTGACAACCAAATCCCCAAGATTGACTCCGCAGCGTTCAAAGGGAGATGTTTCTAGAACAACATCATCAGATCGCCTCAGTGTTTCAGCCTCTGGCTTGAATGAAGATATCTATGAAGTTCAATTGAGTGTTGACACTGAAAAGGACTCTGTTGGACAAAGTGTAAAGGACTCTGTTGGAACAGCCAATTCAGCGGAGAGACTCAGAGACTCATCTTGCATATCTGGTGCACTCGAAATATCAG TTTCAAACAGTTGTGTTATATTTTCATCTAATGATGATGACATTGCATTTGAAAATGGATCCTCCACCCTACATTCAGATCATTACCACTCACTCACCAAGTCAGACACTAGTGCAGAGTGTTGTGCTACACTAAATG AGAGATTTAATGAAATGCCAGTTGATGATACACTTGAAATGAGAACAGCATCCTTACAACAAAGCTCCGAAGGAATTCAGTTCTCTTCCATATCAAAAGATGCTGAAGAGGCTGACTATTCACCTAATGTGGTAAACATCTCTAGAGAGAAACTTCCTGAATCTGGTGTAACATTGGGACTGTTGGAGAAAGTGCCGTTTGCGGCCTCCAAAAAAACAGAGGATGATACTTTGGATGTtcacaattcaagaattgacACGGTTTTTGTAGGCCCATCTGAAGCAGCAGAGCAAAGAGTTGCTTATGTAAGGACACCTAGTGAAGATGAAATCAGTACAGACATTTCAGTAGTTATCAGATCAGACTCAAAACTATCTCCTCGCCATTTAAGTGGAGATGTCTCTGAGAGAGTTTCCTCCGAGCACCTTCAGGTGTCAACCTCTGGCCTGTGGTCAACTCCTGGTATGTCAGCGGAAGACATTTCTGAACCAACTTTGAGTATTCAGGAAGTGATTTTAGACAACACATCAGGTGTAGTTAAATGTTCAAGCCACATTAAACTGGATAGGGAACCATCTGAATTGACAACAACGAAAGAATCTTCAACTGTTACATCAAGTG AAAAGTCAGTTGAAACTTCATTTGATGGTACAACTGAAGCTAAAATGGCGTCATCACAATCAAGTTCAGAAAGAATTCAGTCCAATTGCATTTTGGAGGCTGTTGAAGTGGCAGAAATTATTCCTCATGTGGTAATTCATAAGGCACCTTCTGGGGCAGAACTTACTGAAACTGGTAGTTCATGCTCATTAGGTCATGGAAGCCTTTCAGCCACCGATAGTTTAGATGTTCAGAAGTCAGTAAGTGGCACTTCTGTTGTAGCACCACCTGAATCAACAGAGGAAAGAGTTGCTTATATAAGGACACCCAGTCAAGATGAAATCAGTGGTGAAGTTTCAGTAGTTATAGTCAGATCCCCAAGAGTGTCTCCTCACCATTCAATTGGAGATATCTCTAAGAGAGCTTCCTCCGAGCAGCTTCAGGTGCCAAACTCTGGCCTGGCATCCACTCCCACAGTGTTAGTAGAAGACACTACTGAACTGCTGATAAGTCATGAGGACGTGTCTTCAGAGAAAACATTAGACATAGCTCAATGTTCAAGTGACAGTATATTAGAGAGGGAGGAGGCATGCGAGATGGCAACAACCAgagcatcaccaccaccacctacacCAAGTGGCCAGCACATCGCTGAGATAGTGAAGTCAGATGAGAGACTCAAATCTCCAGTGTTATCCCCCAGATCGTCATGGGCATCTG agaaattaaatgaaatttcAGTTGATGGTATGCTTGAAGTGACGTTGACATCTTCACAGCCAAGCTTAGAATGTATTCAACCCCCTTCCATGTTGAAAAGTGCCGACGATTCAGAAATGAGTCCTCATATGTTGATCATTCAGAAGGAACCCTCAATAGTGGAAAATCCTGAATCTGATATGACAACAGGGATGTTGGAGGTAATACCACCTGCAGCTTCCAAAAGTTCACTGGATGATTTAAAACATTTAGCCTATGACACTTTGGATGTTGAGAAGTTAGGAAGTGACACTGCTGTCGTAGCACCAACTGAAAAAGAGCAAACAACTATTTATAAACAGATACTTAGTCAAGATGAAATATGTGCTGAAGTTTCAGTAGTAAGAATCAGATCTCCAGGATTGTCTCCTTGCCATTCAAGTGGAGATGTCTCTAAGAGAGCTTCCACAGAGCAGCTTCAGGTGTCAACCTCTGGCCTGGTGTCAACTCCCAGTGTGTCAGCAGAAGACATTTCTGAACCAACTTTGAGTGTTGAGGAAACATCAGATGTAGTTAAATGTTCAAGCCACGATGACCTAGAGAGGAAACCCCCGGAACTGAGAACAAAGGAAGCATCTTCAACTGTTACAGAAAATG AAAATTCAGCTGAAACTTCATTTGATGGTACAACTGAAGCTAAAATGGCATCGTTACAATCAAGTTCAGAAAGAATTCAGTCTAATTGCATCTTGGAGGCTGTTGAAGTGGCAGAAATTATTCCTCATGTGGTAATTATTCACAAGGCACCTTCTGGGGCAGAACTTACTGAAACTGGTAGTTCATGCTCACTAGGTCATGGAAGTCTTTCAGCCACCGATAGTTTAGATGTTCAGAAGTCAGTAAGTGGCACTTCTGTTGTAGCACCACCTGAATCAATAGAGGAAAGAATTGCTTATATAAGGACACCCAGTCAAGATGAAATCAGTGGTGAAGTTTCAGTAGTTATAGTCAGATCCCCAAGAGTGTCTCCTCGCCATTCAATTGGAGATATCTCTAAGAGAGCTTCCTCCGAGCAGCTTCAGGTGCCAACCTCTGGCCTGGCATCAAGAGTAGAAGACACTACTGAACTGCTGATAAGTCATGAGGACGTGTCTTCAGAGAAAACATTAGACATAGCTCAATGTTCAAGTGACAGTATATTAGAGAGGGAGGAGCCATGCGAGACGGCAACAACCAgagcatcaccaccaccacctacacCAAGTGGCCAGCACATCGCTGAGATGGTGAAGTCAGACAAGAGACTCAAATCTCCAGTGTTATCCCTCATTTCATCATGTGCATCTG AGAAATCAAATAAAATTTCAGTTGATGGTATGCTTGAAGTGACGTTGACATCTTCACAGCCAAGCTTAGAAAGTATTCAACCCCCTTCCATGTTGAAAAGCGCTGACGATTCAGAAATGAGTCCTCATATTTTGATTATTCAGAAGGAACCCTCAATAGTGGAAAATCCTGAATCTGATATGACAACAGGGGTGTTGGTGAGAATACCACCTGCAGCTTCCAAAATTGCACAGGATGATGTAAAACATTTAGCCTATGACACTTTGGATGTTGAGAAGTCAGAAAGTGACACTGCTGTCGTGGCATCACCTGAAAAAGAACAAAGAACTGTTTATATACGGATACCTAGTCAAGATGAAATATGTGCTGAAGTTTCAGTAGTAAGTATCAAATCTCCACAATTGTCTCCTCGCCATTCAAGTGGAAATGTCTCTGAGAGAGTTTCCACAGAGCACCTTCAAGTGTCAACCTCTGGCCTGGTGTCAGCTCCCACTGTCCCAACGTCAGCAAAAGACGTTTCAGAGGACACTTTCAAGATGCAAGCAAATGGAATTGGATCTCCCATAACATCATCAACATTCAGTGAAGGATCTTTTCACCTGGATCCATCACAGGGTTTCAGCCCAGTCAGAAGTCCCTCTGCTATCCTTCTAAAAACAAAAGATCATCTGAAAGAAGCTAAAATATCTTGTGAGGAGATGCTGGCACAGGACACAACTAAAATATTGTCTCAAGAAAAGATTCCATCCCCAGGATTATCCCCTATGGTCTCTGAAATTATAGGTGTCTGGTGTG ACAATTTATCTGAAGAGCAGCAGGATGAAACGGATGAATCACTGGAAGGCCTGTTCCTTAAGTGGCCTAGAAAAGCATGTGTGTCAG AGTCATTGGACTTGGAAACTGAAACTGACATAAATGAAGTGGCAATTGTGGAGGAAGTGCATCAGCAGTCTTCCAAAACCGACTTCGCTGAAAATCTAAAAAACACCATACCTGCTGCAACAACAATATCTGCTACAGCCTTGATAGCACCTTCTACTAGAATACCAAGTAAAGACAGTGTAGAGGTGATGCCAACACTATCAAGAGAGAAAATCACATTTCCTAGATTGTCTCCTAAATCATCCTATGTTCTAC AGAGGTCGTCTCCTGATGGACATCAAAGCAGATGTCTATCACCACTGTCAAGCAGCGTAAGAGGCCATTCCCCAGAGAGACTGGAATCTCCTCGGTCATCGCCAGTCACAG AGTTTCTGTCCTCAGTTGAATGGGCAACACAGACTTCCAGATCATCACTCCCTATTATTGATAAAGCCACACAGATGTCTAGAACCTCACTCCTATTAATCAGTCAAGCCTCTCAAACATCAAGAACACTGCTAGCAGGGGCTAAGCAAGAATCAAGACCATCATTTCCATCTGTTGATCAAGAGACTCAGATATCCTGGACATTGCCTCAGGGTATTGATAAGAGAACTCAGATATCAAGAACACCAGTGACATCTTCTGACCAGGGCTCACAAATGTCATCAGTCAATCTGCACAATCAGGGCACACAGATGATTATTCCGCAAGAGGTGTCAGTAACTGAAACGACTGTTGACTCAAGGAAATTGACTTGCCAATCCTCATCAGCTGGTAATTGGG ATGATGGAAAGCAGTCTGCACATGATATCAGTCCTGGAGGTTTTAAGGAGGCTGAAGAAACGCAGAAGGATAAGATATGGACTCTCTACCACTTAGGACAAAAGAACGATGAAGGGTTGTTGTCCACACAAGTACTGTCTGAACCTCCATTTAATGGAGAGGCCTACATCCGAAACTTTGGGACAGGGGCTGTCCTTCTCTCAGAGCGGcgtagagagagactgaaaccaCTTTCAGCCCCTATTAGGGGGAGGCTAGTTTCAGCCAGTGCTTTTAAGCCTGGGCAGAGGCCATCCTCCCTCGGACCTAGTGAAGTGGTCATCCGGCCCCCTCATCCACCAAGCAGGTCCTCCTCAACTCTGCCTGACTATGTGTTGGTGGTGGACACTGAGACTGTTAATCTGGACAATTTCTTTAATGCACCAGGAACAAACCAAGTCCAAACAAATCCCTTGGCTTGGATGTCCAGTCAATTTTGA